One region of Erythrolamprus reginae isolate rEryReg1 chromosome 8, rEryReg1.hap1, whole genome shotgun sequence genomic DNA includes:
- the RBM41 gene encoding RNA-binding protein 41 produces the protein MRRAGGGGGGAEEEAALETEGERQLKRLLRHQLDTAASLEQCVAKRRRFGPATVYRPFGEEAAGARTLPEFRALQESSGEAASLQEQGLSDAEIRLWRRQQRDQKGSGLGAAPEATQERIRAIREKMAERQRILSLPQHFAGSKSLSRREMEIERALFQGTDRQSFLRMLYRPDEAQATAAPVAGPTAQLDAVYRELLSGPLPSQRPLAPPPPVASQPPPPALAPVVVTEPVACVPEAEIVRSRLSKEEIRQIPRFSSYSPGEPSKVLYVKNLSHSATVKDLLPLFSHFQGKDAPPLRLRLLSGRMRGQAFVTLPTVSQAQETLELLNGFLLLGKPLILEFGRSGQQASSRGPGVGSAFQENDG, from the exons ATGAGGAG GGCCGGAGGAGGAGGGGGCGGCGCggaggaggaggcagcgctggagACGGAGGGCGAGCGGCAGTTGAAGCGGCTGCTGCGCCACCAGCTGGACACGGCGGCCTCGCTCGAGCA gTGCGTGGCCAAGCGGCGCCGCTTCGGACCAGCCACCGTCTACCGGCCCTTCGGGGAGGAGGCCGCCGGCGCCCGCACCTTGCCGGAGTTCCGGGCGCTGCAGGAGAGCAGCGGGGAAGCGGCCTCTCTGCAGGAACAGGGCCTCTCCGACGCCGAGATCCGCCTTTGGAGGAGGCAACAGCGGGACCAGAAG GGCTCGGGACTCGGGGCAGCGCCAGAGGCCACGCAGGAGAGGATCCGAGCCATCCGGGAGAAGATGGCGGAGCGCCAGCGCATCCTCTCCCTGCCACAGCACTTTGCAGGCAGCAAGTCCCTCAGCAGGCGCGAGATGGAGATCGAGAGGGCCCTTTTCCAGGGGACGGACCGCCAATCCTTCCTGCGGATGCTGTACCGCCCAG ATGAAGCTCAGGCAACGGCTGCCCCTGTGGCTGGCCCAACAGCTCAGCTGGACGCGGTCTATCGGGAGCTCCTGAGTGGACCCTTGCCAAGCCAGAGGCC GCTGGCTCCACCCCCTCCGGTAGCCTCGCAGCCCCCCCCGCCAGCCCTGGCGCCGGTGGTGGTGACGGAGCCTGTGGCGTGTGTGCCAGAAGCGGAGATTGTCCGGAGCCGCCTTTCCAAAGAAGAGATCCGCCAGATCCCCAGGTTTTCCTCCTATAGCCCAGGGGAGCCAAGCAAG GTGCTGTACGTGAAGAACCTGAGTCACAGCGCTACAGTGAAGGACCTGCTGCCCCTGTTCTCCCACTTCCAAGGGAAGGACGCCCCCCCTCTCCGTTTACGCCTGCTGAGCGGGCGCATGAGGGGCCAGGCTTTCGTCACCTTGCCCA CCGTGTCCCAGGCCCAAGAAACTTTGGAGCTGCTCAACGGGTTTCTCCTGCTGGGAAAGCCCCTGATCCTTGAGTTTGGCCGGAGTGGGCAGCAGGCTTCCTCCCGGGGCCCCGGAGTCGGCTCTGCCTTCCAGGAGAATGACGGCTAG